Genomic segment of Chloroflexota bacterium:
AAATCGCATCGGCGCAGCATAAGCGACCGCCGGCAGGTTGCCGGATGGCCGCGTACGTGCCAACGTTCCACCAGTTGACTTGCCGAGGGACGCTGCCGTGACCGGAGCCGATGCGCTCGTCGCCATTCTGAAAGCCGAAGGTATCCAGCAGGCGTTCTGCTACCCCACGACGCCCATTCTCGAAGCGCTGGCCCGCGGCGGTGTCCGCACGCTGCTCGCGCGCCAGGAGCGCGTCGCCGGCAACATGGCCGACGGCGTGTCGCGCTCGACCAACGGACGCCAGTTGGGCGTCTTCACCGTGCAGCAGTCCGCTGGCTCCGAAAACGCCTTCGCTCCCATTGCCCAGTCGTTTACCGACTCGTCGCCCCTGCTTTTCATTCCGGGCCATCCGGGCCTGCAGAAGGCTGGAATTCCGCCGGCGTTCGACGGCCTGCCGCACTACAGCGCGGTCACCAAGCTGGCGCTGCAGCCAACGTCGGCCGA
This window contains:
- a CDS encoding thiamine pyrophosphate-binding protein, which encodes MTGADALVAILKAEGIQQAFCYPTTPILEALARGGVRTLLARQERVAGNMADGVSRSTNGRQLGVFTVQQSAGSENAFAPIAQSFTDSSPLLFIPGHPGLQKAGIPPAFDGLPHYSAVTKLALQPTSAEQIPQRARMAVATLRSGRPGPVMFEMPTDVAAQEFDGPITHAPVPQVRSAADPGAVDEAAERLLRAESPLIWAGQGVL